The nucleotide sequence TTTCCATTTCACCATGCCGTATGGCACCTGTTCGTCATTGCAGGTTCTGTATTCCACTTCTTCGCGATATTACAATTAACTTAAGCGAGCTTGTAAATTGAACTATGTCAACGTCCATTTCATGCGTAAATGGACGTTTTTTTGTTGGATATTTTTTCATCATTGACAAATAGTAAAGATGAGCCATACATAGAGAGGAGGTTAAACGAAATGAATGTATCGAGAGCAAAGCAAATTTTATCTTCCCCAACCATTATTCCGGTTACGTATCAAGGTGAACAGATTCTCATTCAAAGCGTTGACGAGAGAACCGAGACAGCACGAATTTATTTGAAAGAAAATCGCGAATCGGAAAGAACAGTTCCCGTTGCGATGTTACAAGAGCACGCATAAGGAAAGCGCAAGTCCTTAGGCGAAGGGCGCTTTAGGACCTGCGAGGAGGTTTCCGTCGCCACAGCAAGTCCGAAGCGACCCGAGCTGATGGCGCTTGGAGGGCTAGACACCAAAAAAACGGTAAAGAGAATACTTTAACACTTTATTGAATTTAAACTCTCTGTAACAATAACAAAAACTCAGCAATTTTTTATTGCTGAGTTTTCGTTTGACTTGCCGAAATGGTTCGGTAATTCGTTTGCTTCATTGACGTCGGATGAATTTGAATCGTCACTTCGTCTAAATGAGATACGTTCCCGTCTTGAATGGCCACGTGAACAGACACCTCAAAGTATGCCTCTTTTTCCATTTGCTGTACGTCAGTTTTGACTAATGTGTATGGCATGACTTTTCCGTAATGATTCTCTATGGCTTCATCCATTTTTGGATAGAGTGTGCTCATTAGGGCTTGTTTATAATTTGAGCACTCTCCTTCAGCTGAAATACTATCTGTCCAGCCGAAAACCATATAAATTAAGACGGCGACCATGAGTCCTCTTTTCATTTTCAAACATCCTTTAGAAAAATTTTCGTAGTTTGAAACCAGGAAAAATGCTCATCAAATTCACATTCGATTCTTTCCCTTTCGTCTTCACTCGTCCCATGAAGGATCCTAAAAACTCTTCCCAAATCGTTCCGATAAACTTTTTGGAGTTCGGGTCTTCTTTTAGCGTTGATGCTGACAGAGTAAGAGCTTGATCTAAATGGGACATGGCTTGTCGTAAATGTTCAATGACTTTTTCATTTTCTGACACGATACCCACACCTCATTTAATAATTTTGAGCCTTTTGCTCATCTTGCTCTTGTAATATATCTTCGTAATCAATAATCATACTCGTATCTTGATCGATATATTTTTTCATTCGCTCCATTTTCACTTCCGCAACCATATCTTCAAGGCCTTCTTTCGCGGAAACAATGTAAAATTTCATTTGCCTCGACAATTGGCCGATTACAGGCTTTAACGTTTCTTTCGCAATCGGCAAAATAGTCGCAGCAGCAAACGCTACTGCGGACCCTACGATGACTCGTTGTAAGCTTCTTTGAATCATGGTATTCCTCCTCTAATCATTCCTTTATTCTAGCTTCGACGAACAATCACTCGTTTATACTGCAAGGGCGAGCGGTTTGGTCTCAACTGACGACTGTTTGTTAAATATACCTGTAATTGGTCTCGCTAAAAGAGCTGAACTTCCCGCTACGCCGAAGATCGCGGCCCACATTGGTAAAGCTAGAGCTTCGGTTTTGAAAATCGTCGCAAGTGGTGGAACGTAAATAGATAAAGCTAGCGCTATAAAGGAACCGCCAAGAGCAGTAACGAGGAATTTATCCTTCGACCAATCTGTTACTTTTTCTTCTGAATCTAGTTGTCTCCAAGAGAATGTTTGAATTAACTGGCCGACTACAAGTGTAGAGAATGCCATCGTTTGAGCGGCTAATAAGCTCATTCCTGCACGAAGACCAAAGGCAAATACACCGACAGAACCAATTCCTAGTAAGACACCTCGAGTAATAACTTGCTTATATAATTGTTTGTCAGCAATTTCTTGACGTTTTGTTTGTTGTGATTTATCGCCCGGATTTACCGCTAACACCATGGCTGGAAGCGCATCTGTAATTAAGTTCATCAGTAAGATTTGAATAGGCACAATTGGCAAGGGAAGTCCTGCAATGACAGCAGTGCTCGTTACGATGATTTCGGCTAAATTCCCGCACAGTAAACAGCCGAGCGCTTTTCGAATGTTACCGATAATGGTTCGCCCTTCTTTAACGCCTTCGACAATACCGCCAAAATGGTCTTCTTTTAAGACAATATCAGCCGTTTCTTTCGTTACTTGTGTTCCTGTTTGTCCCATGGCAATGCCGACATCAGCTTGCTTTATGGCAAGGGAATCATTTACCCCATCACCTGTCATGGCGACGATTTCACCTTTGTTTTGCAAAGCTTTGACGATTTTTAATTTATGATCTGGTGTGACGCGTGCATAGACCGAAATAGAAGAAATTTTAGTCGCTAACTCTTCTTCTGATAATTGATCGAGTTGAACACCAGTTAGAATATTGTCTGGTCCTACATTCATTCCAATTTGCTTTGCGATTGCCAGTGCCGTTTTTGGATGATCACCGGTAATCATAACGGGTTGTACGCCTAGTGCCATTGCTTCTTTAATGCTTTTGGCTACGTCTTCTTTCGGTGGGTCTATCATGCCCACCATTCCGATATAGATGAGGTCGCGTTCCATATCATCAACACATTGTTCGCCTTCATCTAATGGCCGATAAGCAAATCCAAGTGTTCGCAATGATTGTTCTGCATATTCATCCGTTTTTGCCAAAATCTTGTCTTTTATTGGTTTCGTAAGCTTCAGTTTCCGTCCATTTTTCTCGTAGTATTTACAATACGATAGAACTTTTTCAACAGACCCCTTCGTCATAAGGAAGCATGCATCTTCTATCTCATGACAAACAACGGACATAAGTCCTCTGTCTGAATCAAATGGTAGCTCGTGCTTTCGCTTCCACGAAGTGTGAGATTCTTTCGTCATCTCTTGTTTTGCTGCTAGCGTTAGTAAAGCTCCTTCTGTTGGGTCACCTTTAATCGTCCACCGATTATTTTCTTTAAGCAATTCACTATTCGAGCAAAGTAGACCAATTCTCATCAACTTCTCTAACTCTGGGTGGTTAGTTACTGTTTCGTCTTTCGTATGAACTACTACACCTTCAGGAGAATATCCGTCTCCTGTAACATCCCACTCATCAATGGCGGTTGCTACTTTTTTCACCGTCATTTCATTCTTTGTTAATGTACCCGTTTTATCAGTACAAACGATGGTAACCCGCCCAAGTGTTTCAAGTGCGGATATTTTTCTTGTCAACGAGTTTTTCTTCGCCATTCGCATGATTCCTGCTGTTAAAGCAACAGTAATCGTTACCGGTAACCCTTCAGGAATTGAAGAGGCCGTCAATGCTAACGTGGAAGGAATCATTTCTGCAACCGGAATACCGCGAATAAATCCAGCTAAAAAGACGATCCCCCCTATTGCTAATGCACCTTTCATAAACGTTTTACTAATTTTCGTTACTTGCTTTTGCAAGGGAGTTATTTCATTGGTGTCTTCCGATAACATTTGGAACAAGTGACCAATTTCGGTTTCATTTCCAGTATGGCAGACGACTGCCTTCGCTCGACCCCGTGTAATATGAGTTCCCATGTAAAGCATGTTGGATCGATCGGATATTGGTATTTCCGCTTCAACTCGGCGGTTTCCTTTTACGACAGGTAAGGACTCACCAGTAAGAGCGGATTCATCAACCTCTAAGTTCCATGATTGAACGACCCGTAAATCAGCTGGCACACGGTCTCCGGCTTCAATCATGACGATATCGCCAGGTACTAGCTCCTCAGCTGAAAGTTCCTTTGTCTCGCCATTTCGAATGACTTGACATCGAGGAGGCACGAACTTCGTCATCATTTCTACCGTTTGTTGCGTTTTACGTTCTTGGATTGTACTAATTCCTGCATTTAACAATAGAATGCTTGACATCGCAATACCGTCAATAAAATGTCCAGAAATAAGACTAATGACAGCCGTCGCACCTAAAATTATCGTTGTAAATTCTTTCAATTGACCAAAATAATCTTTCAACCAATGCGGACGTTCCTTCGGCTTTAATTGATTTTTCCCGTATTTCTTCATCCGCTTTTTAATCTTCGTATCTTTTAACCCTGCATGTATGTCCGTTTTTAGCTGTGTTAGTACTTCTTCGCTTCCAAAAGTATGCCAAGGCTGAACGGTTTGTAGTTGATGACCTTCTTTTACACAAAGCTTTTGAAACACTTTTTCCGTCTTACGCTTTGCACGAACTAAAAACGCTAATGTAATTCCATCGGCGATTAAATTAATTAACGGTGCACTTTGTGCAAACGGTACGGCACATGCTGTTCCAGTTACGTTCCACACATTCGTTACTCGTATTTGACCTTTCACCATGTTTTTCACTTTCATCGCTTTTTCATAACTCTTTTTTAAGTGTGAAAGTTGCGAAATGGTGACTGTTGGATAGAAGGATACGACCTTATTAGACACGAATCCATTGTCTTGTACGACATACAACAATTCTTCTCGTTTAGATGCTTGGATTTCGTTTTTGTCTACTACTTGCCATCCTTCTTGCTTCAACTTGTTCGTCACTTCTTCAACCTGGTAGTCAGGATGATGATGGAAGAATGATATTTCTGTTGTAGCTGGTAAAACGTCTAAAAAGGTTGCTACTTCCTTCTTCAAGGTGCCGTTGTCAAAAAGAACCGCTGGATGGTCAAAAATTACGGTTTTCACTTCAGCTAATTGTTTCATTGAACCATTTTGTGGTCTCATTTGTCCTGTTTCTTCTGCCATGTATTCAGTTTGCTTCCAAGTATATTGAGCACCAGTCGTGGCAGGTCTTGGGTTTGCAGCTAATAGCATTGATAAACCGACTAACGGATTCCGCGTCACTGCAAGTCCTACACCTGCGGCTAACATGCCAAGCCGACCCATTTTCTTTGCATACTGTTCGGCATCAGGGTCTTCAAACTTATCCGTATCATTGACCAGTTCGTTCACTTGAGATTGTCGTTTCCAATTTAAATATTGTAATAAACTCATACCCATCAGCACGACTAAATTTTCACGTAACAAACCTAAAGCAAGCGAACTTGCACCGAGCACAAAGTCAACAGCTGCCCGCTTCCGATCACTTAAATGTTCGACACCTCTTCGAAAGAAGGAGTAACCGGTGCCGATTGCTAAAACACCGCTAATGTAAAACGGCAAGGGATGTCTAGCAATCGCTGACCTCCCCCATAGGAGTTGTTTGACACCAAGAGCACCAGCACCCGTCACGGCAAGTGTTAAATTTAAAGGTGGTGCTTGTTCTTTTTCGTTTTGGATTACCGGAACAGGCTGCAAATAAGTCTCTTGCCTAGCAGATGCGTCCATCGATACAGCAACTTCTGCTTCTTGTTCAGTATTCTCTTCATATGGTAGAAGTTTTTTCAATAAAACTTCTTCAAATTTTTGTAAATAAAGACTTAACACCTCAAGTGTTACGATAGATGGATTATATTGAAGTAATACTTTACCGGTTGTTTCATTTGCTTTTGCAACTAAAACGCCTTCAATGGAAGAAAAAATGTCGATAAACTTTTGGCAATAATCACGATTCTCTTTAATGCCAAATAACTCTACCCGTATTCTTCCCGGTAGAATCGTATACTCCCTTTCTTTAAAAGATAGTTGATTCATTGCATTTTCCCCTTCATTTTCATCTCAGATGTTTGAACATAGTCACTAGTTTAATCAATTGGTCTGTTTTTATTCTCAGAAAATGTAAGTAAAAAGGACATCAAATATATCAAAAAGTTTGTGAACTGACGGATAAAACGAGTTTAAGGCGGACACAATGTATAAATGATAAATGAGGAGGTAACGTAAAATGAAAAAACTATTTCCGTTTAACAATCCGCTCGGAATTGTGCTTACTTCCGCTGCCTTAATTTTAACCATCTCACCTGAAGCGAGACGAGGGACACGGAAAGTACTCGTTAAAGGAATGGGAGCAGCATTAGCGCTTGGAGATCAAGTGAAGGGCTTAACTTCCGGTGTGCGTCATCAAATGACAGCATTACTTTCAGAAGCAAAGCATGAAAAAGAAACAATGAACTTCCAGCAAATCCCTGATACGATGAGAGAGATGAAAGAGAAAAGTGTATCGAAAACCCAAGAAGCGATGACACAAATGAAATATTCTGTCGGTAGCCTTTTTAATGATATTGGTGAGCCTGAAGATACGGATGCAGAGCAACCATTCAACGTGATGGCAGACCCATCCATCCAATCAAAGCTGAACGAAATTGAAAAACAGCTTCATTAAAAGAATCCACTGGAATCCAGTGGATTTTTGCATGCTTCCCATTTCTTCCTCCATCTATAGATAAGAAAAGCGCAAGTCCTTAGGCGAAGGGCGCTGGAGGACCTGCGAGGAGGCTTCCGTCGCCACAGCAGGGCCGAAGCGACCCAAGCTGATGGCGCTTGGAGTTAGACACCAAAAAAACTGTAAGGAGAATACTTTAACACTTTATTGAACTTAAACTTTCTGTAACAATGAAAAAAGCATCCCACTTGTACTTGATGCTTTGATTACCGTTAGAAGGGTTATGAAATGAACAACCTTTTAAGGAACGGTAATGGAATCAGTGTGTTCATTTTCCGTTCGAACTTCACGCTTTCGTTGGATTAAATGGCTGCTGGTAGCGCCTTTGGTAAACGAACGACGTATGAGCCTGCATAGTAACCTAATCGGTGAGCTAGACGAAAAGCAAACAGTCCACCAAGTAAGGAACCGATGAATGTTCCAACACCTGGTAACACCATCGAGCCAACCATTGCCCCGTATTCCATACCAGCTACAAATCCAGCTGCCCCAGTTACATTGGCGCACGTTTGTGCAATGTATTCTTTCGCACTCATTCTACGATTGACAAAATGATATGTATCTTCTGCTTGGGCAAGTCCACCAGTCAATACTCCTGACATATACGGGTTTACTCTCACCGTTCATCCCTCCATTTTTTTAATCTGTAACAGTCTTTCCGTCCACCTTCATTTTTATGTATCTGAACTTCCATTTTCGTTTATTAAAAAACTCATAGAAGTGGCTCAATATGGATGACTTAAATATAGTCATTACAAACGTAAGCAATAGAATGCAAAATCGATTATTACACAATAGCGAGCGAGCAATAAACGATAATCTCCATTGTCTCTGTACGGGTGAGTCTCACATTTGACGTAGCAGGATAGGCCCATTCACTTATTGAACGCTTTGTCAACTTGGAAGCTCGGCTACAAGATCTTCTACACGTGCTGTTCCAACATGATTTCCGTCATTTCTTCAATATCTTTCATGACCCGAAAACAACCATAGAAAAAGATGAAGAGCCAAAAGTTCTCCATCTCAACACGATGTTCGCTTTATTCCACTTCGCTTAAGACACGGTTCACTCGTTTCTCAAGCATTTTCATCCCGCTCCCACCAGCTTGAAAATGGCGAAGAACTCCCGATTTATCAAATACATAGTAGGCAGGTACATATTGATTCTCAAAAGCATCCGCTAATTTATGCTCATTGTCTATAAATATTGGCTGCGAAATACCATGTTCATTTGCTACCTTTTCGATTTCTTCTACGTTTAAATCATTTTCAGATCGCGGCATGTGCACAGCGACAACGTTGAGCTTTTCTTTGTATTCATCACGGAATTCGTTCACTTTCGGCATTGCTTCTTTACATAAGTGACAGCTGATTGACCAAAAATGAATCAATGTCGGCTTTTCACCAATTAACTCATCTTTTGAAACGTCTCCATTTAACCAAGTAGTTGCCCCGATTAACTCTGGCATTGGTGCTCGTAATTTCATTCAGAAAGCCTCCTTATCCAGTTGATAGAAAAAGCCTAACCGTTTTTAGTTAGGCTCAAACCAACCTTAAACGCCTTCATAGCGCCTGTTGACTTCTACTCACCGTCGTTTTCGATGAACTTAAAGCGTTTCTTGACCAGGTTTCCAGTTCGCAGGACATAAAGCACCTGTTTGAAGAGCTTGAAGAACACGCAACACCTCGTCTACTTCACGTCCAATGTTGTTGTGATGGACCACTTGATACATTAATTCCCCTTCCGGATTGATAATGAATAATCCACGGAGGGCAATTCCTTCTTCTTCTATTAAAACGCCATAGTCACGGGATACGACATGGTTCGTATCAGCAGCGAGTGGATAATTTAACTCCCCAAGTCCATTATCTTTTCGATCCGTATTAATCCAAGCTAAATGCGTATGAATCGTATCAGTTGAAACGCCAATTACTTCTGCATCTAAATCCTCGAATTCATCGTAGCGATCGCTTAATGCAATAATTTCAGTTGGACATACGAACGTAAAGTCCATCGGGTAAAAGTATAGAACAGTCCACTTATCATTTTTCATGATTTCTTCTAAACTGACTTTCCCAAATTCTTTATTCGGCATGACCGCATCCATTTCAAAACGGGGCGCTTGTTTTCCTACCATACGTTCCATTATTTATCCCTCCACTTTATTTTTATGCATTCGCAGAATGCGTTTTAACCATCATGTCATAATATATTTTCATTCATCTAACACATTATGTTATACCCATATTTCCAATTTTTATGCTTGTTGACTTATTCGCAAAAAATTGAGATGATAAATCGTTCTAACCATATACGAAAGGACGTTTTTCTGATATTTTATGTTTATCACAGTAAAAATCGGGTATCCATGTAAACATGACAAGTTTACTGGACGAAAGGATGGAAATGATGGACATACTTAAAAAAATTGATTGGGCAGAATTAGCAACTGATGCAGGTATATTGCTATTCAAGCTTGTCATTATTTATATCGCCTACTTAATTGTTAAATCAATTGGGCGAAAAATTATTGAGCGTTCATTCGACCGCCTTGAAAAACGAGAAAATTTATCATTAGGTCGGTCTAAAACGCTCCAATCCTTAACGCTAAATATTTTTAGCTACTCACTAATTTTCGTTCTCGTCGTCACAATATTTAATTTATTTGGCTATAATGTAACAGCGCTTTTAGCCGGTGCTGGAGTCGTCGGTCTTGCCATCGGATTTGGAGCACAAGGCCTTGTGAGCGACGTTGTAACAGGCTTTTTCCTTCTATTAGAAAAACAAATTGACGTGGGCGATTATATTACAACGGGCGGTTATTCGGGAATTGTTGAAGCTGTCGGACTCCGCACGACGCAAATTCGTGGTTTTGATGGAACGCTTCATTACGTACCGAACAGAGAAATTGTCGGACTGAGTAACCATTCTAGAGGAAATATGCGTGCATTAGTTGATATTGGCATTTCATATGGGGATGATATTGATAAAGCCTTGACGGTGTTACAAGAGGCGTGTGAAAAATTCGCACAAGAAAACGAACAAGTCGTTGAAGGGCCAAATGTATTAGGAGTGCAAACGCTAGGATCATCTGATGTGGTCATTCGTGTCATTGCTCAAACGAAAAATATGGAGCAATGGGCAGTTGAACGACAGCTACGAAAAGTGTTGAAAGAGGCACTCGATGCCAATGGCATTGAAATTCCATTCCCACATCAAGTCATGATTCATCGAAACGAAAATTAATAATGAAAATGGGCGTCTCTTCATTGAGGCGCCTTTCGTATTTAAGGAAAGGTTAAGGGAACGCTCTAGTTTGAGTGGTTTCGCGCCTGTTTGCTATCTTCGCCCAAGTTGCATCATGTTCCGCCCAACTTCCTTCACCTTCGCCCAAGTTGCACCATGTTCCGCCCAACTTCCTTCACCTTCGATCAAGACTTAAACTTTCTGTATTAACTAAAAAAGATGTCAAAAACCAAGTCATTGATTTTTGACATCTTTTTCTTTACTTCACTCGATTTTCGATTTGTTGGCAAACTTCTTCTGCTGTCATTCCCGAAGCATTTATGACAGGACCAGAAGTTGCTGCGTTTTGCATGCCCATAACGTTTTCATCTTGGCCGGAGATGACGCAGCATTCACAGCCTTTAGCATCTTCTTCATTTTTTAACGGTACGACATCGTATCCTTTTTGTTGTAGCAAAGATGTTACATCGGATAATGTTTCTTCTACACCAATTTTCGGCATTGTCTTCCACCTCCTAGATGTAATTTGTCACATCTTGAGTGGAATTATTCCGAATGATTTCCTCGCCAATTGATATATTGAGTGAGAAGGTTTACGGCTACTGCAATCGCGCGTTCGTCTGGATTTAATTTCGCATGGTGTAAGCCATACGGTGATTGAACACCGAGCCAAAACATAAATCCTGGAATTTCTTTTACCATGTAGCCAAAGTCCTCACCTGTCATAGCTTCATTTGCAAGGGCTAGCTGCACATCAGTTTGTTCGTTCACAAACGTGATGAAGGTTTCCGTTTCTTTTTCATCATTGTACACTTGATGATACATCGCTCCGTAATCGATAGTTGCTTCACATTGATAGCCAACTTCGATTCCTTTCACAAGCGCTTCGATGCGCTCTTTAACCTTTTGCATTGATTCGACTGATCGCGTTCGAATTGTGCCTTCTAACCGTGCCTTTTCAGCAATGATATTTTGGACAGTTCCTCCGGTAATTTTACCAATTGTCACGACCGCACTATCAAGTGGGTCTACATTTCGTGCAACAATGGATTGAAGCTGGGTGACAAGCATGGATGCTGCTACGACCATATCGTTCGTATGATGTGGAAAAGCGGCATGGCCTCCTTTTCCTTTTAAATCAATGAACAATTCGGAAGTGTTAGCAAACAGTAGACCTGTCTTCGTTGAAATCGTCCCTACTGGAAGTTCTGGTGCAATATGTAACGCCATAATTAAATCAGGCTTCCATTCGCGCATAATGTCTGACTGTAACATCGGTTCTGCTCCACCAGGACCTTCTTCTGCAGGTTGAAAAATAAATAACAGGTCATCATCAACCGGATGCTTCGCAAAATGCGTGACAAGACCAAGTGCAATGGTCATATGGAAATCGTGCCCACATGCATGCATATTCCCCTCGTGAATCGACGAAAAAGGAAGATCTGTCTCTTCTTCAATTGGTAATCCATCGATATCAGCGCGATAGCCAATCATTTTTGTTGGTTTTTTCCCACGAACCTTCACGAATATTCCTGTTTCCCATGTTTTCATCTCAAGATGGTCTTGTGGGAGGGATTGAAGATACGATAGTAAATATTGCTGCGTTTTATACTCTTGAAACCCTAACTCCGGAATTTTATGTAAATCACGACGAATTGTAATAAGTGCATCTTGATTCATCTTGTTTTCACCACCTATAAAGGAAGCGTGGATTAAGTAATCCACGCTACAAGCTCTCTTATAATTGACGTAATTCTTGTTTAATTTCTGTTTTTGATTTTGTCTTTTCGTCAATGTCTTTAATTTTACGTGCAGGAGTACCAGCTACTACCGTATAAGGTGCTACATCTTCCACAACGATTGCTCCAGCAGCAACGACAGCACCTTTTCCTACTGTTACACCTTCTAAAATTACTGCGTTCGCACCAACGACAACATCGTCTTCGATGACTACTGGCTTCGCAGAAGGTGGCTCAATAACACCCGCTAACACAGCGCCAGCACCGATATGACAGTTCTTCCCTACTGTCGCACGTCCACCTAAAACAGCGTTCATGTCAATCATCGTTCCTTCGCCAACAACAGATCCGATATTGATTGTTGCCCCCATCATAATAACGGCATTGTCTCCAATTTCAACTTGGTCGCGAATGATCGCGCCTGGCTCGATACGCGCTTTAATTCCTTTTAAGTCAAGAAGTGGAATAGCTGAGTTACGACGATCGTTTTCTACCACATAGTCTTCGATTTTTGCGCTGTTTTCTTCGATGGCTTTTTGAATATTTGCCCACTCACCGAATACTACAGCTGTCTCACCAGTTAAAAATACTTTTGAATGTTCACCAAAATTAATGTCTGCTAAATCACCTTTAACGTATACTTTTACAGGTGTAGACTTCGTGCTGTTTTGGATAAATGAAATAATCTCATTTGCATCCATCATTTTCATATGTATTGACTCCTCTCAATTTTTATATTGTTTACTCTATCAAAAAATTCGATCAGTTGACAAGCATTACGAAGGAGTTTGACGATATTTTTCGACAACCTCTAAAAACTTTTCTACATGCTTCAATTGTAAGGCAGATTCTGTACTTAAAATCCACGTGTCGCGTTTTATTTGGTTTCCTTGTTCATCATGAAGCGGAATCTTGTGTAAAGAATCATCCGCATCCTCGAGTGTTACGGATGGTAAGATGGCAAATCCGATACCGTGAAAGGTCATTTGTTTACACGTCTCAATTTGGTCCACAACAATGGTTCGTTTCGGGGAAATCTTCACTTGTTGATGCCACCAATCTTGAATCTCTTGATAATACGTGGAATCGCTTTTGAATTGAATAAATGGCCGCTCGGTTTTTAATATATCTTCAATGCTTTCGATTTCTTTATCTACCAAATATAAAGAGTCGGTGAGCAAATGTTTTTTATACCCTTTCCATTCGGGATTTCCACGGATAATTCCCACATGAAAATCTTCTTCGTACATCGTTTTTAACATTTCACTCGACCAGCCTGTGGCTAAGGATATTTTCGCATGCGGATACAGTTCCACATATTTCTTTAATACTTTTGGCAACCAATGTTGACCAATAATCGAAGCGACGGCAATTTTTAATGTTCCAAATATGTCTCCTTCCATTTCGGAAATTTCTTCGCGAATTTTTTCTTCCTTCTCCACCATTTCTTTTGCAAATTGAATAACTTTTTCACCAGCAGGAGTCAACGTTAACCCTTTTTGAGAACGAATGAAAATTTT is from Bacillus kexueae and encodes:
- a CDS encoding N-acetyldiaminopimelate deacetylase codes for the protein MNQDALITIRRDLHKIPELGFQEYKTQQYLLSYLQSLPQDHLEMKTWETGIFVKVRGKKPTKMIGYRADIDGLPIEEETDLPFSSIHEGNMHACGHDFHMTIALGLVTHFAKHPVDDDLLFIFQPAEEGPGGAEPMLQSDIMREWKPDLIMALHIAPELPVGTISTKTGLLFANTSELFIDLKGKGGHAAFPHHTNDMVVAASMLVTQLQSIVARNVDPLDSAVVTIGKITGGTVQNIIAEKARLEGTIRTRSVESMQKVKERIEALVKGIEVGYQCEATIDYGAMYHQVYNDEKETETFITFVNEQTDVQLALANEAMTGEDFGYMVKEIPGFMFWLGVQSPYGLHHAKLNPDERAIAVAVNLLTQYINWRGNHSE
- the dapD gene encoding 2,3,4,5-tetrahydropyridine-2,6-dicarboxylate N-acetyltransferase, producing the protein MKMMDANEIISFIQNSTKSTPVKVYVKGDLADINFGEHSKVFLTGETAVVFGEWANIQKAIEENSAKIEDYVVENDRRNSAIPLLDLKGIKARIEPGAIIRDQVEIGDNAVIMMGATINIGSVVGEGTMIDMNAVLGGRATVGKNCHIGAGAVLAGVIEPPSAKPVVIEDDVVVGANAVILEGVTVGKGAVVAAGAIVVEDVAPYTVVAGTPARKIKDIDEKTKSKTEIKQELRQL
- a CDS encoding LysR family transcriptional regulator — its product is MQISELQMLVMLAEEMNMRKAAERLFVSQPALSQRLQSIEKSWGFKIFIRSQKGLTLTPAGEKVIQFAKEMVEKEEKIREEISEMEGDIFGTLKIAVASIIGQHWLPKVLKKYVELYPHAKISLATGWSSEMLKTMYEEDFHVGIIRGNPEWKGYKKHLLTDSLYLVDKEIESIEDILKTERPFIQFKSDSTYYQEIQDWWHQQVKISPKRTIVVDQIETCKQMTFHGIGFAILPSVTLEDADDSLHKIPLHDEQGNQIKRDTWILSTESALQLKHVEKFLEVVEKYRQTPS